aactttttttttattgtgattgaAACTTATTCAGCTTCAAATCATATGGATTCAAGAATGATTATcgaaatggaaaaaataaatattgaaacaaGAAGATTATTTCTCATTGTTCACTGACAACTTGCAGTCATAAAACGTCGAAATGTCTTACTTACAGCcacaaataatcaaatttttggAACTTATTCATCCCTACATACTATAAAACAAATTGATAACTTATTAAAGACAACGTTCAAAACGACAACTTATTCAAACAATGTTTCGATTTTCTATCTTTACACTGATTTTCTATCTTTACACTCATCTTATACAcgatatataataaaaatatcaacactcatcttatgataattataaattatgataaatataaatgtacCTTATTATACaccatataatattttaactttaaaaaggTCAAATAGAAATGAATGTTTAACATTAGAAAAAgatgtaatttatattattttcaattatgatTATCAAgttttaattacaaagttttCTTCATCAACTTAAACAATTTTTCATCTTATGTCAATTAAGGTTATTTTCAGTTGATATAAATTGGAGTATTTTCTAGTCAATGTTAATCAAagttatttatttgtaaaagcaaatcaaattcaaattatttttttaccaattttagtTATGATCTCCTCAATCCACATTACTATTACTACTCTTCAACAGCATGagtttgttatttataatactgagattattttttaaccaaaataacTCGTggtttttaagtaaatattaataatacagtGTCAATGTTATTTCTTGTCAACAAAGACTAATTTTGAGACATGTTAcctatatttatttcatttatatttttttcaattaaattttttatagatgtttgtgagatttttttttccaatcaaGAATTGTTTTCCTTAATTGATGATAGCTAAAAACTATTGCAAATAGTAATCAAGACATAAACTTAATCAGCatcaatttaaaaacattacaaatttatatgtcttaattattaaatattatttaatgttgaGATAAGTTTCCATATgacaacttattttaaaaaaaaaatcgtttggttaaaaaatatttaaaaagcaaaacACTTAATATTGTGAgaatttctatataaatatgttagagattataattaaatatcttaataacattattaattttcaCTAACATTAAACCATTTCCAACATGTTCTAACTcaccaaaataattaatgtagtATGCTAAATTAATGGAAGGTAAAACTAAATCCTTGAGGGTTTAATATATGAAAAGGAAATATTTTCTACTAAAGCAActaaaatgagaaaagaaaattatatttgaagtattttatgtaaaaaataaataaaaatttaaccttAACAGTAAAGGGAGAAAAGAGGGTTGTATTTTAGGGCTTAAAGgaaatagatgaaaaaaattgaaattaaaaatatgattttgtttgtaTTAATTTAGAACAACATGGCAGTTATTACACTggtgatatatttaaatttatggtgGGCCACTGTTGGGAAAGGAAGGCCCAGGTGATACCCAGTGCCACACACATACCATCTGCTCTGCTACTTCTTTTCCCAATCTAACAAACCCCTTATAAATATTCACCCTCTCTCGCTTCTTTCCTTCTCTCCTCACACACTCACTCATTCAACTCTCACTAAACTCACCCACTCATTCTCAACACCACCATGTCTTCTTCTACTCCTCCTGTATCATCCACATGTACTGCAACCACCACCGTCACcgtcgccgccaccaccaccaccgctttGTACTTCAATACCACTGACAACTGTGAGGTGTCAAAGAAAGAAGGGTCATCAAGGGGCACTTCTTCCACCACTTCCCCTCTCATCAAGAATTCCACCACTCAGAGGAAGTGTGCTTTTGCAAGAAAGTGTGCAAGGCTGGTCAAAGAACAAAGGGCTCGCTTCTACATCATGAGACGCTGTGTCATAATGCTCATATGCTGGCATGAGTACAGTGATTCATGAACACAACAAAATGTTCCATCACAAAAAAGATCCACcaattctcttcttctttttcttcttttcttcctccatCTCTCTTCTCTTTGTATGAGATCCTTTTGTTGGACATGAACTTTTTCTTCGACTCAACTGTACATAGAAATttcactctttcttttcttttgcttctgAGCTAGAATTGTTGATCATGGTTTTTTCTTAGGGGGTTTCAACCTCTATCAAACGATGTTCATCTTCATGCTGGTGTTGCtttcaactttaattttatatctacCTGAAATAGGGCACATATATATGCTAAATTAGAATTCAGAAATTAactgaaatatattttgactaatacatataacttatttttttttttttttataaatttctagGAATTTTTGTTCTTAggaattgaagaagaagaagtgatgGGTGTTTGAGATCTAAAATCTGAGAGTGAGAGATTTCTTTGAAGCATTGCAGACTGATGAGGTGAGGTGAGCTGAGGTGTGTGCTAGGCGTTGTGTAGATCTGTTGTGCTTAGGATGACGCAACACCATACTTTCTATAatcactttaattaattttttaacatggtCTCACCTCACCGCTGTTAATAACTAATTGCTtaccatataaattaaatttttaataaaaaattatcttctagaaaattatgattgaaacatgttaatatattttttttcctgatattgtctcaatatttttctttaattaccATTTAGATTAAAACTAATAGGTGTACCGTAGATATAAACATCTTTGGAACAAGGAAAGGGGCAAGCAACAAAGATGCCGTTTCCTCGGTCAAAGGTATGCACTAACTTTGGtgctaaatattattattatggtgTTTACGAGACAAATTAAAAGCAATTTTTTAAGGTCTTTATTACTATGAGATCTTTTTGTTTAAATCACACATCTATATCTTCTCAGTTGAAAAAGGTAGATATTTCTCATCTtagatataaataaagtattgtAAATAAAAGGCTTACTTTTTGTAATCAAATCAATATTCAGTCTAGTATAACTTTTGTCATGTTTGTAAGAATTCTTGAACTTTTCATATCttaaatgcaattttttttttaattttataaatataattaatttgattattttatattgaacaacaagaaaaattaaaattaaaacaatcaatttattaaaaagaagacAAGAGTAAAAAACTCATGCCTTCCAATTTGGACATTAGAGtggaaatttattgaaaaatacacATCTACTTCTCTtaatttgtgtgattttcttaataaaaggatatgtatattttatttagtttgttggTTAGCCATTCATATTTTATGTACTTCTAATAAATAgcattaacatatttttaacaagagataaaatttaactatttcatttaaaaatattttattgatgtaaactttaataaaaaattatatgaagatAACATTTgggatattttaaaaattaataaaattattttctgtaaataaatgaataaaataaattctatcttattataaatataaaagaaacctaaatgttgtttattaaaaatgtaagagtaatatatattatttaaaaaaaaaaagtgtcattCAGCGCcgagaaagaaataaatatttttgtatgtaaTATTTGGTATAGAAATTatcaacctttattttttttttcttaatactATCGGTGGGTGgcacaatatattattatgaagAAACTCCCAACTCCCAAggcaattttttaaatttttggtagAATGACAAAATTGTCCTGTGAGAAAGATGCTTTTGAACTTTTTAACAAGCAGATGCAGTTTGGACAAAAAAAACTTGTGGAGGGGCATTGCTGGAATATGGTCCACTACATGTTCCTATAGTTAAAAATACTGCAggattgattaattaattaagatatgAGTGAAATTTTGGAAGAGTAATTAAGATGCAATTGAGGGGTAGTATTGTCcaagaaagaaattatttacAGCTGGGTTTGCTGTTGTTTACACAGTGGGAGTGAAGTTGCAGAACCGTATCAGAACCTGACTCTgcgaaaaaaacaaaagaaaatatgttaaataattaatatacttttttattttcaaagatcGTGTAAAGATTATTTAACTTATGAAGGTGATATTGCAGTTGGGTATGATAACTAAACTAAGAattttttggaagaaaaataacCATTCACTTGGCCACTAATAGTAAAAAAGATGTGAAtaaaaggttgaaaaataaaataaaaaatatttatttataataataatattattattattattattattttatgacttTGGGAATGGCAGGCTGGCACAGACGCTGACAATGGCATCGCAGGCGAGAGAGCAACACATGGACTCTTAGTCACTCAGACATAAgttaacttaaattatttaaacctataaaaattaaatagttactGTTTAggtttttttcataaataaattaattttaagttgtCTGTTTCCTAATAACATCAGTGATAAATTATTGCTAGAGATACAAGTAGGAATAAAAAGTAGTGTATTTTCTGAAATAagttatcttaaaataattagaaacattttttattaagaagGTTAGgttttaagttaattataagAGAATTTTAGTTGCTTTGTGAAATAAACAAAAGactattagttttaaaatagattctacttgttacaataataaattgatttagttaaataaatattcctgatattataatatatatatatatatatatatatatatattataatagtataTTTATTAGAATACTTTAGGACtatctatttattaatttacttaaaaactTAAGTTATAgtatttaaattcattaattttgatataattgcTTGAAGAATGTACAAACTTGAACACTGCATGTCAATTTcctttttatgaaatttaacaCATGAACTTTATTATCTccataatcaaaatatatttattgtgtataaaatgaaagaacTGAACTTAATAATTGActttttatgtgaaaaaaaaaaaggattaaattgggttttacttgattataaTAATTCTGAAAGATTGGTAGtctaaaaaattcttttaaaaaaaaaataagtcaaggcaaaattttaaattaattttatatttcaaattgaaaagttttaaattatccATAAACTTTGTTCTttaagtgaataaaaaaaaaagtggaagtttaaaattttgtgtTTGATGTTTCTCTGTGTGTACACTTATTGAATATTTCAAATAGTTGCTATGTGAAAGGAAATATTAAATTCTGATACTAATTGCTTTAGGTATAAAGTATATTATCTTTGATGAACTTTCTTTTCGTGTTAGTTTGATATAATGAgtcatggtttttttttaagtgatgaTAGTTTTATATTGCCATCATGCAGGGTACCAATTTGGATAAttttatgcatgttttgaatattttctctaattacattatctttcttttttttttaggtcTGGACAGTTTGTGTCCATAGAAATGGTCAAGATTACATGTTTTGTAGTCAAAGGGAAGATTAACTTTTGATGAAAATGGTGTGCAAACACATAAACATGACTCTCAGAATCTTAAATTAAGTTGGGATGTTAATGATTGAGATTTGGTATGGCGTGAAAGACTATTACCAATTCAAGAAagtgggaaaagaaaaaaaaaggaaaatgtttcatGCTGGAAGGACCCGAAATCCAATACATGATCAAGAAAAGGTAAaaacataatcatctcatatctCAATCCACTcctatatattagtttaaaaaaatagattatttctaaaatcttaaatttgatttgGACCACTCCTTATAGTTGACTTATGCTAATCTTAgacaagtaaaataatataaaatagtaaaagaaaatattatagaaaggaaatgttatttattatacaGCTTAGAGGAAAAAAAACAgtcttaaaaaaagaaagtaaaggaTATATCATttagttattttcaaaataagttgGTAAAAAACCTTGACACATGATGTATGAGGTTTGGGACACATGGTATTGTTGTTCCCTTCTTGTTGTATCTctcttcagtttttttttaatgtaattatgaCATTTTGATCAAGTTGCTAGAGAACATAGATTTTCAATCCATGAAATGTGAtcttagtattttttatttttatatataaataagattgtAATCTAtattaaggaagaaaaaaaatcaaactctaTCAACTATCATTATCTTTTGTCCCCTGTTTGAACCATCTTTGTCtagtttgtttttatatatcCAACATGTACCCATCTACCATAATGGCATCTCGTAACCTCCAAAATTGATAGTTCATTCTTCATAATTGTTGAACAGTCCTCTctccccattttattttttttttacacaggAAACCCTTGTAATTATCAATCAATCCTTGTTTTCCTTATTTGTTTGTGAATCCACTTTACAAGGATGTTTGTTTCTCGTATGGAATCTATTTTACTTTCTACAAACATTCAGATTTTCTCTTATTATCTTAAAgggaaattaattatttttaaatttgaatatttaaattataactttcttt
The sequence above is drawn from the Vigna radiata var. radiata cultivar VC1973A chromosome 3, Vradiata_ver6, whole genome shotgun sequence genome and encodes:
- the LOC106757489 gene encoding uncharacterized protein LOC106757489, with product MSSSTPPVSSTCTATTTVTVAATTTTALYFNTTDNCEVSKKEGSSRGTSSTTSPLIKNSTTQRKCAFARKCARLVKEQRARFYIMRRCVIMLICWHEYSDS